The Methanothrix sp. sequence AGCCGTGAGGGCGGTCTCCTGGCAATTGCCAGAGGGGCAGGTATAAACAACATGCTGCTCGACCCGGGCGTGGCGCCTCTCGGGAACGGGGCCGGTGCCGCGCTCAGGTTCGCTATCGTCGCAAAGGCGAAGCTCGGCCTTCCCGTCTGCTCAGGTATGCACAATGCTGCGAGCTCGTGGGAGTGGCTGAGATCAAAGGAGAGATGCGTGAGGAACGCATGCGATGCATCCACAGCAGCCCTTGCAGCATCTTTCTGCTCCAGCCTCGTCCTCTACGGCCCGATCGAGAATGCAGGGATTGTTTTTCCTGTTGTAGCCATGACAGACATCATGATTTCAGAGGCGCTGGAGGAGATGGAGGTGTGGCCGGTGTGGTCGCACCCCAGGAACAGAATGGTATAAGATGAACGCACAGAAACGCGCTCAGAACTCCACGATGCTGCCACCTACCAAGGAAATATCAAGGGAATATGGCGGGGAGAGCATCTCCCAGCGCCATGAAGATTCAGATCCCCACTCTCGCTGCCCTCTGGCTTTTGCGTGTCGATCTCACAGCATCCAGATCCAATAGCCTGGGTATCCCAGATCAGCTCACGATCTCGTAGGTGACCAGCACTGTCGTCTTCACCTCGACCATGCCAGGCTCTGTCGTGCTCGGCTCGACTGATGGGCCGAAGATGCCGAACGGTATGTCCCACAGGTAAAGCGGGCTCTCTGTGATGTCCACGATCTTTCCAAGCCTCCCGCCTGCTGCGCTGACCATCGCCTCTGCTGTCGCCCTGGCGTTCTCAACCGCCTTCTTCCGCGCCTCGTTCTTTGCATTTGTGGCATCGCTCAGCGCATAGCCTGTCACCGCTGCATACACACCTGTGCTCTCTGCAGTTTGCTTGATGCTCTCTATGGTGCTCTGCGTCGGGTTCGCAAGACGTATCGAAGCAGATACGGTCACAATGGTCTGGTTCACGCATATGCTCTCATTCGATGCGCCTCTGCTGCATACCTTTGTGCTCTGAATCCCTGTGGAGTATCCCTGGAGTATCTCACAGTTCCTGGTGCACGCATCCCTTATGGCATCGAGGCTGCCGTTCAGCTTCTCAGAGCTCTCCGCATACGCCTCTGTCACGTTCTCATTATCGCTTGATGCCGATACAGAGATGTACACGACATCCGCAGGCACCGTCACACTGCCCTCCCCAACAACTGTTATCGTGGGAACGTCAGCTGCAGATGCCAGTGATACAGCAGATACAGAAATCAGCATCAGTACCGCGACATATTTCAAATCCATAACCGATCCCCCATCGTTGATTAACGTAATCCATATTAAAAGAATTCGGTCTGATGTGGAAATTTGTGCACGCTGTTACGTGACAACCTGCCAGTATAGGTCCGGCCATACGTTTCTGGCGATGAATGCTTCCCGCAATCGAGACCCCAGATTTGATGATCGCACAGCAGCGTTTTTGCATCTGGTGATGGGAGATCGCCAGAACCGGCACTCGACCTGACGGCTGGGAGCAGCTACCGTTCACAGTCTTCGAAGAGCCGCCTACACAGCCCGTAGCCTCCAGCTCATCTCCTGCACGCCATCGCCACGAGATCCACAAGATCTATAACCCTGCCGTGGCCTCCGGCCTCGTTAAGGTTCCTGACGCACATCGGGCACGCTGTTACGATATATTTCGCCTCTGGAGGCGCATCAGCGAGCCGTCTCCGAGCTATCTCAAGTGATACATCCCTGTAGCCAGCCCTGACGCCCCCTCCTCCCCCGCAGCATCTGGCGAGCTCCCTGCTGCACCTCATCTCCTCGAGCTCGCAGATCTCCCTTATGACCCTCCTCGGCTGATCAAAGATCCCGTTCACCCGGCCGAGATGGCACGGATCGTGGTAGGTAACCGTGAAATCAAGAGGTCCGATTTCAAGCTCGGATACGTGATCAGCCAGGAACTCCGCCACGCTCATGACCTTTAGACCGTAATCGTTTTTGAGAGTGGTGTAGCAGCCAGCACATCCTGTTATTACAACATTCACATCCATCTCGTTCATCTGGCGCAGGTTCTCCTCCATGCATCCCGACGCATCCAGTCCGGTTCTCAGAAGTGGCGATCCACAGCACCGCTCAGATGGGAGGAGCGATACACCGAACCTTCTCAGAATCCCGAAAGTCCTTGCTGCAGTCTCCGGATACCTGTAGGAGGCCATGCATCCTGCGAAGTAAACCTGGTCTGCCTTTACATCTGGGGATGCATCTGATCCAAGAATGCTGAGCCAGCTGTGCCTCCGTCCGGTCTCCCCAAGACTGTTTCCCGTGGATGAGATCCTGTCACGGAGCTCGATCTGCCAGGCTTTAGCGATCTTCCTGGACGCGAGCACACTTCTCGCATCCTCCACGACTTTAGAGGGAGAAACACCCGCAGGACACATCTGAGAGCAGAGAGAGCATGTTGTGCACGTTCCCAGGCTATCCAGCGCCCATGAGCCGTCCACGTCGTCCAGGATCTTCCCGATGAGGATCATCCTACCGCGGGTGCTGAATGACTCCCATCCCAGAACCTCGAAGCTGGGACAGACCGCCCGACATGCACCACACCTCACACACCTCCTGATCTGATCGATATCGATCACTGACATACCTCACAGACCCAGCTTGCCCGGGTTCAGTATCCCCTTCGGATCCAGAGCGCGCTTGATTGCGCGCATGATATCCAGAGCAGGCCCCCACTGCATCTCCATGTATTCAGCTCTCGACCCGCCGATTCCGTGCTCCGAGCTCACAGTTCCGCCGAGCTCTATGGCAGCTCTGTGGATCATGTCCGCCGCTCTTCTGAGCCTGGTCCACTCATCCTCGCTGCTCACATCTATGAACCATGCGACGTGCAGGTTGCCATCGCCAATATGACCGTACTTCATCGCCGGGATGCCGGTGCTGTCCGATATCTCCTGGACCTTTCTCATCAGATTGGGAATCTCCTTCATCGGAACCCCCACGTCCTCCCCGACATAGACGCGGCTCTTCGATGGATCGAGCCTGGAGATCGCAGCGCCGACAAGCTCCCTGGCAGCCCAGATCTCCGACATCTCCCTCTCATCGGATGCGATCCTGATGCTCTGCGCCAGGCCTGCACAGGCCTCTGATATCCTTCTGGCATCCTCGGATGTCGAGAGATCTGTTCCATCAACCTCGAAGAGGATAACATCACCGTCTGGAAGCACAATATTCGGATCGCATCTTCTGAGCACCTTAACAGTTGTGCTGTCCATTATCTCGCATGCGGACGGCACGATGCCTGCGGAGAATGTCTTCACAACGGCCATGCCGGCAAGCTCAGAGCTCTCGAATGATGCCATGACCAGCCTCCGTCTCCTCGGGATGGGCACGATCCTGAGCCTCGCGGCTGTTATGATCCCAAGCGTGCCCTCCGCCCCGACCATGAGCCGCGTCAGATCGTATCCGGCGGACGACTTCAGGACCCTCGAGCCTGTTCGGATAACCTTGCCGTCAGCCAGAACGACCTCAAGATCCAGAACATAGCTCTTCGTGGTGCCGTACTTAACGCACCTCATCCCGCTTCCGTTGTTTGATATCAGTCCGCCTATCGTGCAGACGCTGGAGCTTCCTGGATTCGGAGGAAAGAAGAATCCATGAGGTTTGAGGGCTCTGTTGAGATGCTCAACAACAACCCCAGGCTCCACATGGACCTGCAGGTTCTCCACATCGATCTCCAGAATTTTATTCATGCCGGACATGTCGAGGACCATGCCACCCCTGAGGGGCACAGCGCCGCCTGCAAGGCCGGTGCCAGCGCCTCTCGCTGTCACAGGTATCTCGTATTTGTATGCGAGACTGAGTATCCTGGATACCTCTTCTGTCGTCAGAGGTCGAACGACGTACTCCGGGAGGCCGTGTACCTGAGATGCATCGCAGGAGTAGCAGCATAGCTCAGCTGGCGAATTCGAGACCCTGGGTCCGACTATACCTCTGAGCTCATCCATGATGTTACGGCTCCGTTCCGGTGACATTCTCCTCCAGGCTCAACGGAAGATCTCGTAGCTGAGATGATGTGATAAAAAGATTTTGTCCGGAGGCAGATCGCGGCTCTGAATGTGCCGTCGAGATCCACTTGCATGGTGCTGTGTTGGATAAGTCATGAAAATCCGCAACCAGAAGACGATTCCAGGAAT is a genomic window containing:
- a CDS encoding SIMPL domain-containing protein (The SIMPL domain is named for its presence in mouse protein SIMPL (signalling molecule that associates with mouse pelle-like kinase). Bacterial member BP26, from Brucella, was shown to assemble into a channel-like structure, while YggE from E. coli has been associated with resistance to oxidative stress.), which gives rise to MDLKYVAVLMLISVSAVSLASAADVPTITVVGEGSVTVPADVVYISVSASSDNENVTEAYAESSEKLNGSLDAIRDACTRNCEILQGYSTGIQSTKVCSRGASNESICVNQTIVTVSASIRLANPTQSTIESIKQTAESTGVYAAVTGYALSDATNAKNEARKKAVENARATAEAMVSAAGGRLGKIVDITESPLYLWDIPFGIFGPSVEPSTTEPGMVEVKTTVLVTYEIVS
- a CDS encoding (Fe-S)-binding protein, producing the protein MSVIDIDQIRRCVRCGACRAVCPSFEVLGWESFSTRGRMILIGKILDDVDGSWALDSLGTCTTCSLCSQMCPAGVSPSKVVEDARSVLASRKIAKAWQIELRDRISSTGNSLGETGRRHSWLSILGSDASPDVKADQVYFAGCMASYRYPETAARTFGILRRFGVSLLPSERCCGSPLLRTGLDASGCMEENLRQMNEMDVNVVITGCAGCYTTLKNDYGLKVMSVAEFLADHVSELEIGPLDFTVTYHDPCHLGRVNGIFDQPRRVIREICELEEMRCSRELARCCGGGGGVRAGYRDVSLEIARRRLADAPPEAKYIVTACPMCVRNLNEAGGHGRVIDLVDLVAMACRR
- a CDS encoding FAD-binding oxidoreductase; translated protein: MDELRGIVGPRVSNSPAELCCYSCDASQVHGLPEYVVRPLTTEEVSRILSLAYKYEIPVTARGAGTGLAGGAVPLRGGMVLDMSGMNKILEIDVENLQVHVEPGVVVEHLNRALKPHGFFFPPNPGSSSVCTIGGLISNNGSGMRCVKYGTTKSYVLDLEVVLADGKVIRTGSRVLKSSAGYDLTRLMVGAEGTLGIITAARLRIVPIPRRRRLVMASFESSELAGMAVVKTFSAGIVPSACEIMDSTTVKVLRRCDPNIVLPDGDVILFEVDGTDLSTSEDARRISEACAGLAQSIRIASDEREMSEIWAARELVGAAISRLDPSKSRVYVGEDVGVPMKEIPNLMRKVQEISDSTGIPAMKYGHIGDGNLHVAWFIDVSSEDEWTRLRRAADMIHRAAIELGGTVSSEHGIGGSRAEYMEMQWGPALDIMRAIKRALDPKGILNPGKLGL